The nucleotide window GCCGACGCCGGTGGCCCGTGCGGCAGCGGTGCCGTGTTCTGCGCCCGTCTGCCCGGGGTCATGCGGGCGCCGGCGCATCCAATTCAAGGAGAAGAACGATGACCGAAACCATTTCCGTGCTCGTCGTCGACGACGACTTTCGCGTTGCCGGCCTGCATCGCGACATCGTGGATGCGTGCCCCGGCTACACCGCCCTCGAGCCGGTTCGAGGAGTGCGCGCCGCGCGCGCGGCCGTGCGTGACCTGCGGCCCGACCTTGTCATCTGCGACGTCTATCTGCCCGACGGTGACGGGATCGCCTTCGTCGCCGAGATCGACGTGGACGCGTTCGTGATCAGCGCGGCATCGGATGGCGCCACCGTGCGCCGTGCCCTGCGCGCCGGGGCCCTGGACTACCTCATCAAACCGTTCGAACCCGCGCGATTGAGCGAGCGGCTGGAAGCCTATCGCCGGTTCCGCACCCTGGCCGGCGAAGACCGGCCGCTCGACCAGGAGGCCATCGACAAGGCGCAGCGGGTGCTGCACGGTCGGGAGGGGGGAGCCACATCCGTGTCACGTTCCACCACCGAGAAGCTGCTGATCGAGCTGCTCCAGGACGGCGAAACGTCTGCGAGTCTGATCGCCGACCGTGCCGGTCTGTCGCGCGCGACCGCGCAGCGGCACCTCGCAGCCCTGGCCACCCGCGGTGACGTGGACGTGACCCTGCGCTACGGGTCGACGGGTCGCCCTGAGCACCGCTACAGCGTGCGGCGCTGACCCGGCCGCTGGTCGAGCCTGTCGAGACCCCGCGAGCCAATCGCCCAACGCGACCCTGTCGCTGGTCGAGCTTGTCGAGACCCCGCGAGCCGGCCCACGGACTCGCCATGCCCCGCTCGTTTGCGGACTTCGCACAGTCGTTCGCGCCCGGTACTGTGCGAAGTCCGTAAACGAACGAGAAACCGAAGGGGTGGGCGCGGCCCGCAGACCGCTCACCTGGTCTCGACAAGCTCGACCAACGGGGATGGGTGCGGCCGGCAGGCAGCTCACCTGGTCTCGACGAGCTCGACCAACGAGACCGGTAGGCAGTCACCCTCTCCAGGACCACTGCCTGGTGGCCTCCGCTGGCGGGCTGAGTCGAGCGACCATGGTGTTCGACCGTCCACCCGATCACAACGAGCCGTTCACCGTGGACGCGAGCCTGCGCACGGGCTCGACAGGTCGCGCCACGCACCGCTACAGCGTGCGGGGCCGATTGGCATAGCGGCGCTGGTGCTCAGTGAGCACCACGCCAACGCCTTATGCCTTAGACGATTCGCTCAAACACCAGCGTTGCTTGGATCCGATCGCCGCCTCCGAAGCCTTTGCTGCCCGACGCCGCGGTCGTAATTGTGTGCAGTCGATAGCCGAGCGCCGCCTGCGCGTTGATGGAGTTTTCCAACTCCGTGAGATTTCCGGAGCCGGTGCCCAGGAACTTCTCTTTGAGCACAACCTGGATCACTACATACATGCCATTTGACGCCATCTGAGCTTCGCCTTTCATTGCCCCGAAAATCGGAGCACTACCCGAGGTCTCCACAGTATCGGTGATGAGCGAAATCGCCGCCCAACAGCTAAAAGACGAGCTGATCGACGACCGTGCCGGTGTGTCTCGCGCGACGGCGCAGCGGCACCTCGCCGCCCTGGCCACCCGCGGTGACGTGGACGTGACCCTGCGCTACGGCTCGACGGGTCGCCCCGAGCACAGGTACAGCGTCCGACGCCGACGCCTCGAAAGAACTGTCTAGACCGCGTGAGGCAATCGCTCAAAGCTACCCTTTCGCTGGTCGAGCTTGTCGAGACCGCGCGAGCCGGCCTTCGGACTTGCTATGCAAACGAACGAGAACCCACGGGATGGGCGCGGCCCACAGACCGCTCACTTGGTCTCGACAAGCTCGACCTACGAGATGGGCGCGGCCCACAGACCGCTCACCTGGTCTCGACAAGCTCGACCAACGGGAGGGGCGCGGCCCACAAGGACTAGAGCCTGACCGACGCCCAGATCGCCGACCGGCTCTACCTCAGCGCCCACACTGTGCACCGGCACGTCGCCAACGCGCGCACCAAGCTCGGCGTCCCCTCGAGCGCCGCCGCGGCGGCCTGGGTGCTGACCCACCCGCACTGATTCCGTCGGCGGGGCATCGTTCCGCCTCGCGTCGCGAAATGGCGGGCGGTGCCCTCTTAGCCGGCGGTGCGGGCGCGGATCAGGTCGAGCTGCGCTTCCGCGGCCCACATGGCGGCGTCGGCGATGTCCCGGCCGTCCATGCCGAGCTCTCGGCGCATGGTGACCCAGGTGGCCGAGGAGTCCAGGTGGCAGAGCGCGGCCACGAGGAGACGGCGCTCGTGATCGGACAGGGAGGGCACCTCTTGCCGCAGCATCGAGTCGAACCGGTCGCGGCGCGGCGCCGGCTCCGACCCGTTCACGCCGCGCATCGCCGTCTCCGCGACGACGTGAGCGAGTTCCGGGCGCAGCTCGTAGGCTTCCATCGCCTCACGGATGGCGATCGGCACATCGAAGATCGACTCCGATTCCTGCCTGGTGAAGATGGTCCGCTCGATCCAGGCCGAGGTCGCCAGGAGCAGGTCGACGCGGGTGGGGTAGTACCGGAAGACGGTTCGCTCGCCGATGCCGGCCCGCAGCGCGATGAGGCGGAACGAGATGTCGTCGGTGCCGACCTCTTCGATCAGTTCGGAGTAGGCCGTGAGGATCGCCGCCTGGGTCGACGAGAGCTCGGGCTCCGGGCCGGCTTCGGGCACTAAGCGGCCCAACTCGATTTCGGAGCGGTCGCGAGAACCTGCAGGATGGCGCGGTCGAACGCCTCGAACGTCTCAGCGGCACTCATATCGAATCCGGTGCGCATCCGGGCCCAGAAGATGGGGGAGGCGAAGTACCGTGCGGATGCGGCGATGCGCTGCGCGTCGCGGCGGTTGAGCGTGGGCGCCGCTTCGTCGAGCATCGCGAGGATGGCGCTGGTGATCGGGACCGATGGCGCTTGGGTGGTGGGGGAGAGGGCAGCGCCACGTGCCGACACGAACGCACAGCCGGGCGAGGTCTCGTAGGCCCGGAACCGGTCGCGCACCGCCTCGCGGAATTCCTCTGGCGTGCGGAACTCGGGGAGCGGGAACTGCTCGGCCTCGATCCAGGTTGCCAGGGCCTCCAGGAGGTGCGAGCGCGTGGGGAAACGGCGGTAGATGGTGCGCTCGGACACCCCGGTGGCTTCGGCGAGATCGAGGTAGGAAATGTCCTCGAACGTGTGCTCACGCAGGAGTGCGACCGCGCTCTCGAGGATCAAAGTCTCGGTATCGACCGGCTTCTCCATCACGCCTCCTTCTTCTTCCGACACCGGGCAGCTTGTCCGGCTCCGGCGGAAGCACGTAACGGGCGGAGTCATCGAGCGTCAGCGCGAGCGACGAGATGTACTGGATCTCCCCGTGCGGCCCACGCTCGGCTGACACCATCATATCTGGTCGCTCGAACATGTATCCAGTGACATGGCAGCGCAGCCGCTCCCCGGACGGGTTGCCGTCGAGATCCAGAATCGGTGTCGGGATGCCGTCATCGCGGCGCCGCAGGTAGTACCGGCCGCGCGTGAGTATCGCCATGAGCGGGGTGAGCACGACGGCGACCCCGATCGCGATCAGAACGGAGAAAGGTTGCATGGCCTCGCCGAAGAGACCGGCGAAACACAGCAGGGAGAGCAGAGAGGCCAGGCCGACGGACGTCAGCCCCACCGGGTTCCAGTTGTGCAGCATCCCGCGCCGGAACTCGGGGAAGCGGGGCGAGATCTTGAGCAGGTATTTGTTGATCGCGATGTCGGCCGAGATAGTGACCAGCCACGCCATCACCACGTTCGCGTAGAGGCTGAGCACGAACGAGATCAGGCTGAAGACATCCATGAGCATGAGCGTCAGGGCGATGGTGAGGTTGAAGGCCACGAAGACCGCGCGACCGGGGTAACGCTTGCGCACACGCGTGTAGACGTTCGACCAGGCGAGCGAGCCCGAGTAGGCATTGGTGACGTTGATCTTCACCTGTGCGACCACGATGAGGATGAGCGCGAGGATGAGGGCGATCCAGTCCGGCAGGATCGACTGGTACATGCCGAGGAACTGTTTCACCGGCTCGACGGCCCTGTCCCCGATGTCGGGGTCGACCTTCATCACCAGGTAGACGGCGAGGAACACGCCGATCACCTGCTTCGTGCCGCTGAACAGCACCCAACCGGGCCCGCTGAACAGGAACGATGCCCACCACGACGTGCGGTTCGCCGCGGTGCGCGGCGGCATGACCCGGATGTAGTCGATCTGCTCCGCCAGCTGCGGGGTGAGAGCGAAACACACCGCGGCGCTTCCGACGATGGCACTGAAGCTGACCGTGCCGCCGGACTCACCCGGGAAGCCGAGAAAATCGGTGACGGTGTCGGGCTGGGTGAACACGACCCAGAGCAGCGGCAGCAGCGCGAGCGCGAGCCAGAGCGGCGTTGTCCAGAACTGCAGACGCTCCAGCGCGCGCATGCCGAAGACGACGATGGGGATGACCACCAGGGTCGACACGATGTACCCGGCGGGCAGGGGCAGGCCGACGGCGGCTTCGAGGCCCTGCGCCATGATCGCGCCCTCGAGCGCGAAGA belongs to Cryobacterium sp. SO2 and includes:
- a CDS encoding response regulator, which gives rise to MTETISVLVVDDDFRVAGLHRDIVDACPGYTALEPVRGVRAARAAVRDLRPDLVICDVYLPDGDGIAFVAEIDVDAFVISAASDGATVRRALRAGALDYLIKPFEPARLSERLEAYRRFRTLAGEDRPLDQEAIDKAQRVLHGREGGATSVSRSTTEKLLIELLQDGETSASLIADRAGLSRATAQRHLAALATRGDVDVTLRYGSTGRPEHRYSVRR
- a CDS encoding DUF4177 domain-containing protein, with the translated sequence MKGEAQMASNGMYVVIQVVLKEKFLGTGSGNLTELENSINAQAALGYRLHTITTAASGSKGFGGGDRIQATLVFERIV
- a CDS encoding LuxR C-terminal-related transcriptional regulator; the encoded protein is MADRLYLSAHTVHRHVANARTKLGVPSSAAAAAWVLTHPH
- a CDS encoding TetR/AcrR family transcriptional regulator, which gives rise to MPEAGPEPELSSTQAAILTAYSELIEEVGTDDISFRLIALRAGIGERTVFRYYPTRVDLLLATSAWIERTIFTRQESESIFDVPIAIREAMEAYELRPELAHVVAETAMRGVNGSEPAPRRDRFDSMLRQEVPSLSDHERRLLVAALCHLDSSATWVTMRRELGMDGRDIADAAMWAAEAQLDLIRARTAG
- a CDS encoding TetR/AcrR family transcriptional regulator, whose product is MEKPVDTETLILESAVALLREHTFEDISYLDLAEATGVSERTIYRRFPTRSHLLEALATWIEAEQFPLPEFRTPEEFREAVRDRFRAYETSPGCAFVSARGAALSPTTQAPSVPITSAILAMLDEAAPTLNRRDAQRIAASARYFASPIFWARMRTGFDMSAAETFEAFDRAILQVLATAPKSSWAA